The genomic interval TCTTCATTTATTGGATGTCTTGATAAATGGTCATTAAATATTCTAAGAATAGTTTCAGTATCAATTGGTTCTAATGTACAATCAGACACATAACTGCACATTGTACATCCACCACTATCGCCAAGTGCCCATGAACATCCTGGTGTTGGCAATATCATAAATAATGTTTTTGAAATACCCTCATAAGTTAAATCATCATTATACCAACTTGCTCCAACTTGCTCTGGAGTTTTCGGATCTTTTTTCTCAAAAGCTCTCGCTCTTATATCTTTTGTTAAATTTTCAATTTCCATCATAATACCTGCAAATTATATTAATGTAATAATATTATTATGATGCTTTTGTAATTAAAAAGTATTGCTGAAAAAAAGTTTTTATTAATAAGTTGTGTATATATGGGTTAAAAAAATAAAAAAGAAAAAAGTAAGCAAGTTTAGAAACTTGCAATTACATCTCCTAATAATTTAATGGACTCTTCTACATTTTTACCAACAGGAGAACCTGCTACATATTGAGTTACGCCCATTTCAGCTAAGCCTTCAATTTTTGGAATGAATTCATCAGGAGTACCACATACTGAGAATGCATCGAGTGCTTCATCAGTTACTGCACCGATAGCTCCACCGAAGTCACCTTTAGCTAAGAATCCACCCATTTTTTCGTTGAATCCTTCAGGCAATCCATGTCTTTCGATAACTTGTGGAGGGGATCCTGCTGCAATGAATGCAACTACAATTTTAGCTGCATTTTTAGCTGCATCTGAGTCAGGTCCGATAGAAGTTGCAGTGTATGCACCTACATCAAATTCTTTATCTCCAGCTGCTTCAATTCCTTTTTTAATCATTGGCATAGCTGCTTCGTAATCTTTAGGGTTAGAAGCATTAATTAATACACCATCTGCGATTTCTCCAGCAGTTTCTAACATTTTAGGTCCTTGTGCACCCATGTAAATAGGAATGTGTTCTTGGACTGCTTTTACTCCACCTAATGCTGCTCCACCTTCAGTTTTGTCACCAGCCAATAAAGTGTTAATGTCAGCAATTGCTGCTTTAATTGTAGATACAGGTTTAGTCCACTCAATTCCTAAAGCATCGAAAGTTGCTTTGTCACCAGGACCAATACCGAAAGTTGCTCTTCCTTCTGAAATTTCATCAATGGTTGCAATTGCAGAAGCTGCGATTGCAGGGCTTCTTACATATGGGTTGGTTACACCAGGACCCATTTTAATAGTTTCAGTGTTTGCTGCAAGTAATGCTAAGGTTTCGTATACATTTTTGTTGTTGTAGTGGTCAGTAATCCATGCATATTCAAAACCCACATCTTCAGCTAATTTTACTAATTTTACAATTTCATCCAAAGGTTGATTTGGTACGAATTCTATACCGAACTTCATATTTTATCACCAATAATAGTTTTGGATAGTAATATATAAAGTAATTTTTATTTGAATTAGATAGAAAATTTTATATATGTAATCATGATTCTTATTGGTCTCCAGTTATATAAAAAAGGTATGTATTAAATATTTTATTTTTTGTAATACCTAATTTATTCTCCATTAATTGTAATTTTTCATAATATGTTTTTCAATTTATTATTGATTTTATTGTTGATTTTTTTTATTGTATATTTTATTTTCTATTATTTTTTTATTATTTTCATTATTTGTTTTTGTTTTTATTTTTTGTTTGTTTTTGCAGTGTTTTTTAGTTGTTTTTGTTGATATGATTTGTGTATCTATTAGATGTGCTATGTGTTTTATGGCGATGGCTTGAGTTTTATTGCATTGGGCAATGTGTGACTGTGATGGTTGCTTTTCTGCATGTAGCTATAATTTATCATGTTTATTAGATTATTAATGAATGTGCTTTTGTGAGTACCTGAGTTTTTCGGGTATGATGTATGTTTTGTAGATGTGGTGAAATTTGATTATAGAAACTTTTAGTTTTTGTCAAATTTTTTGTGTAATACTCGTCTATATATTTTTTTATGTGTACTTCAATAACTATATTGTCAATATAGTATTCTGTTTTGTGTTCAATTCTGTTTGATCCTGGCAGATGCTACTGCTATTGGGATTCGATTAAGCCATGCAAGTCGAACGAGTTTAGGCTCGTGGCG from Methanobrevibacter gottschalkii DSM 11977 carries:
- the mer gene encoding 5,10-methylenetetrahydromethanopterin reductase, with the protein product MKFGIEFVPNQPLDEIVKLVKLAEDVGFEYAWITDHYNNKNVYETLALLAANTETIKMGPGVTNPYVRSPAIAASAIATIDEISEGRATFGIGPGDKATFDALGIEWTKPVSTIKAAIADINTLLAGDKTEGGAALGGVKAVQEHIPIYMGAQGPKMLETAGEIADGVLINASNPKDYEAAMPMIKKGIEAAGDKEFDVGAYTATSIGPDSDAAKNAAKIVVAFIAAGSPPQVIERHGLPEGFNEKMGGFLAKGDFGGAIGAVTDEALDAFSVCGTPDEFIPKIEGLAEMGVTQYVAGSPVGKNVEESIKLLGDVIASF